One Marinilabiliales bacterium DNA window includes the following coding sequences:
- a CDS encoding phosphorylase → MKQTDNHGESAGSGSIPGTELILNPDGSIYHLNLLPADIARHIILAGDPGRVEIISSFFDTVEVRKQRREFVTHTGRYNGVRITALSSGIGTDNIDIVINELDALANIDLATRKPKKEHTRLNIVRIGTSGSLQADIPVDAFVLSELAVGFDGLLNFYGGADKICDQGFEKAFTEHVGWNSRLAAPYVVSASERLLKKFTAESKYRDKFIPGVTISAPGFYGPQGRELRLKPVDPGINDKIEKFRYGRHKITNYEMECSAIYGLSKLLGHDALTVCAIIANRASKTSSTRHEETMSDLIVSVLDTITG, encoded by the coding sequence ATGAAGCAAACAGATAACCATGGAGAAAGTGCCGGATCCGGTTCCATACCCGGCACCGAGCTTATACTGAATCCCGATGGCAGCATTTACCATCTCAACCTGCTGCCCGCCGATATTGCACGGCATATTATCCTTGCAGGAGATCCCGGCAGGGTGGAGATCATATCCTCCTTCTTCGACACCGTTGAAGTCAGAAAGCAGCGCAGGGAGTTCGTCACCCATACCGGCAGATACAATGGGGTCAGGATAACCGCCCTGTCGTCAGGCATAGGCACCGACAACATCGACATAGTGATCAATGAGCTCGATGCCCTGGCCAACATCGACCTGGCAACCAGGAAGCCCAAAAAAGAGCATACAAGGCTGAATATTGTCCGCATAGGCACATCCGGTTCACTGCAGGCAGATATTCCCGTAGACGCGTTCGTGTTATCGGAATTGGCGGTAGGATTCGACGGACTCCTCAACTTCTACGGCGGAGCAGACAAAATATGCGACCAGGGGTTTGAAAAAGCCTTCACAGAACATGTCGGATGGAACAGCAGGCTTGCGGCACCGTATGTAGTGTCCGCCTCAGAAAGGCTTTTGAAGAAGTTCACCGCAGAGAGCAAATACCGCGATAAGTTCATCCCGGGGGTTACCATTTCGGCACCCGGCTTCTACGGTCCCCAGGGAAGGGAACTCAGGCTGAAGCCGGTCGACCCCGGCATCAACGACAAGATAGAAAAGTTCAGGTACGGCAGGCACAAAATAACCAATTACGAGATGGAATGTTCGGCCATTTACGGGCTGTCAAAGCTTCTCGGCCATGATGCGCTCACCGTTTGCGCCATCATTGCCAACAGGGCCAGCAAAACATCAAGCACCCGTCACGAAGAGACCATGTCAGACCTTATCGTTTCAGTACTTGATACGATCACCGGATGA
- a CDS encoding DUF4293 family protein, which yields MIQRIQTVWLLLAAAIMFSMFLSPLAEMIGPQGEYYRFALTGIYEGVGETANRIESAMPVWFLVTVTGALSLVTILFYKRRILQIRICIFNLMLLIGFYALFFFYFFHLRSTLEVVMNFRITVVFPAIAVIMVFLATRGIRKDEMLVRSYDRIR from the coding sequence ATGATACAACGGATACAAACAGTGTGGCTCTTGCTGGCTGCCGCCATCATGTTTTCAATGTTTCTTTCTCCCCTGGCTGAGATGATCGGGCCGCAGGGTGAGTACTACAGGTTTGCGCTTACCGGCATCTATGAGGGGGTGGGGGAGACCGCGAACAGGATTGAATCGGCTATGCCTGTGTGGTTCCTGGTTACAGTGACCGGAGCCCTGAGCCTGGTGACCATTTTATTCTACAAAAGAAGGATTCTGCAGATAAGGATATGTATATTCAACCTGATGCTGCTGATCGGGTTCTATGCCCTTTTCTTCTTCTATTTCTTCCATCTGAGGTCGACCCTCGAAGTGGTGATGAACTTCAGGATAACCGTTGTCTTCCCCGCTATAGCGGTAATAATGGTATTCCTTGCCACCAGGGGGATACGGAAGGATGAGATGCTTGTCCGCTCCTACGACAGGATCAGATGA
- a CDS encoding aspartate carbamoyltransferase regulatory subunit, which translates to MAKDVKKLKVSAIRNGTVIDHIPAANLFSVINILGLDHIDNQITFGTNLESGKLGSKAIVKISDKFFVDEEINRIALAAPQAKLNIIRNYKVEEKKEVIVPDGFSGIVKCVNPKCITNNDDVKQKFRVISKKEVSLKCHYCEKITDQEHMVFI; encoded by the coding sequence ATGGCAAAAGACGTAAAAAAACTCAAGGTAAGCGCCATCAGGAACGGCACCGTAATAGACCACATCCCCGCTGCCAACCTGTTCAGCGTCATCAATATACTCGGACTTGACCATATAGATAACCAGATCACCTTCGGCACCAACCTCGAAAGCGGGAAGCTGGGCAGCAAAGCCATCGTGAAGATATCAGACAAATTCTTTGTCGACGAGGAGATCAACCGCATAGCACTCGCGGCCCCCCAGGCCAAGCTCAATATCATCAGGAACTACAAGGTGGAAGAGAAAAAGGAGGTGATCGTCCCCGACGGGTTCTCCGGTATAGTGAAATGCGTAAACCCCAAATGCATCACCAACAACGACGACGTAAAACAGAAATTCAGGGTGATCTCAAAAAAGGAGGTATCGCTCAAGTGCCACTACTGCGAAAAGATCACCGACCAGGAGCATATGGTGTTCATCTGA
- the pyrB gene encoding aspartate carbamoyltransferase, with product MKNRSLISINDYSKEEILQVLDLAGDFEQNPSRDILNGKVIATLFFEPSTRTRLSFESAVNRLGGKIIGFSDSSSSSATKGETLKDTIKTVSNYSDLIVMRHPIEGSARYASEVSTVPIVNAGDGANQHPTQTLLDLYSIRKTQGKLENLNLFIVGDLKYGRTVHSLLMAMAHFNATFYFISPKELKIPTEYKMYLDQHNLKYSEHSDFKDIIGEADIIYMTRVQKERFSDPIDYEKTKNAYVLKNSMLENSRSNMKVLHPLPRVNEISTDVDDSEKAYYFTQALNGVYTRQAIISLILGLDN from the coding sequence GTGAAAAACAGAAGCCTGATCTCAATCAACGACTATTCAAAGGAGGAGATACTGCAGGTGCTCGATCTTGCCGGCGACTTTGAGCAGAACCCCTCCCGGGATATCCTGAACGGCAAGGTAATAGCCACCCTCTTCTTTGAGCCCTCCACAAGGACGCGCCTGAGCTTCGAGAGCGCCGTCAACCGGCTTGGAGGCAAGATCATAGGATTTTCAGACTCTTCATCATCAAGTGCCACCAAGGGAGAGACGCTGAAAGACACCATCAAGACGGTAAGCAACTACAGCGACCTGATAGTGATGCGCCACCCCATAGAGGGCAGCGCCAGGTATGCCAGCGAGGTCAGCACGGTCCCCATCGTCAATGCCGGCGACGGAGCCAACCAGCACCCCACCCAGACACTGCTCGACCTCTACTCGATCAGGAAGACCCAGGGCAAGCTTGAAAACCTCAACCTGTTCATTGTGGGAGACCTGAAATACGGCCGTACTGTCCATTCCCTGCTGATGGCCATGGCGCATTTCAATGCCACCTTCTATTTTATCTCGCCCAAAGAGCTGAAGATACCAACCGAGTACAAGATGTACCTCGACCAGCACAATCTCAAATATTCGGAGCATTCCGACTTCAAAGACATCATTGGCGAGGCCGACATAATCTATATGACCAGGGTGCAGAAGGAGCGTTTTTCAGACCCTATCGACTACGAAAAGACCAAGAACGCCTACGTGCTGAAGAACTCAATGCTTGAGAATTCCCGGAGCAACATGAAGGTGCTTCACCCCCTTCCCAGGGTCAATGAGATCAGCACCGATGTCGACGACAGCGAGAAGGCATACTATTTCACGCAGGCGCTGAACGGCGTTTACACCCGGCAGGCCATCATATCACTTATTCTTGGTTTAGATAACTGA